The following proteins are co-located in the Flavobacterium sp. CECT 9288 genome:
- a CDS encoding peptidase domain-containing ABC transporter: MHKFPNYIQLDSKDCGPTCIQIIAKQYGKFLSLQDINEYSAVSKEGLSLHELGLTAERLGLKSLAIKATLSNLLEEIPLPCIAHWKNEHYIVIYKVTKSYIYVSDPQLGYLKYNHDEFLKDWIKPTEKESEKGVLLLLEPTDKFNDIKPSANPSKIYAFNYFISHLKPYKTQAMQLLLTMFALTLLQAVLPFITQSIVDTGITTKDFSFIILLLIANIVLVISVSLGNWIRQSINIHISSRIKISILSNYIIKLLKLPLTYFENKLVGDIFQRALDYDRMESFIMNSAFNIILAFFNLFVFGIILFIYQPILLAVFFVGAFLYISWTLFFWNVRKKMDMEYFSLKSKNNSHWIELLTHIQEIKNNNYEQGKRWSWEKIQVKLYNINLRILKVNQVDSVGSNLINTLTDVALTFLTVYFVIEGEMTLGMMIAVQYILGQLKGPLSEIIQFISSYQSAYISFLRINESSNTPDEQIEEKIAYRELPKNKSLELKSVYFKYNNSANYILNNISLKIPEGKITAIVGASGSGKSTLLKILSRLYLPTSGEFLIGDINMLTVDLSAWRDKTGVVNQNSEVFKETLKDNIILSKEYDIDKFSETTRNANLSQEIEGLPLGFNTLMGENGRGLSEGQKQRIMIARALYKNPDYLFLDEATNSLDSINENILVNNLNEVFKDKTVILVAHRLATIKNADNIIVLDKGYIVEMGTEKMLLSRNGYYSRLFKNQMILEKDELQN, encoded by the coding sequence ATGCATAAATTCCCCAATTATATACAACTAGACAGCAAAGATTGTGGACCAACTTGTATACAAATAATAGCAAAACAGTATGGTAAGTTTTTATCCTTGCAAGATATAAACGAATATTCGGCAGTTTCTAAAGAAGGATTATCACTTCATGAGTTGGGTTTAACCGCTGAAAGATTGGGGTTAAAATCGTTAGCAATCAAAGCCACTTTATCAAATTTATTAGAAGAAATTCCCTTGCCTTGTATTGCTCACTGGAAAAATGAACACTACATAGTTATTTACAAAGTAACAAAAAGTTACATTTATGTTTCTGATCCGCAATTGGGCTATTTAAAATATAATCATGATGAATTTTTAAAAGACTGGATTAAGCCAACAGAAAAGGAATCAGAAAAAGGAGTCTTACTATTGCTTGAACCCACAGACAAGTTCAACGATATTAAACCATCTGCAAATCCTTCAAAAATATATGCTTTCAATTATTTTATAAGTCATTTAAAACCTTATAAAACCCAAGCAATGCAATTGCTCTTAACTATGTTCGCATTAACATTGCTTCAAGCAGTGCTGCCATTTATCACTCAATCTATTGTTGATACTGGAATTACTACCAAAGATTTTAGTTTCATTATCTTGCTTCTTATTGCCAATATCGTTTTAGTCATCAGCGTAAGTTTAGGTAACTGGATTAGGCAATCTATCAATATTCACATATCCTCACGAATTAAAATTTCGATACTTTCCAATTACATTATAAAACTGTTAAAGTTGCCCCTCACCTATTTTGAAAACAAATTAGTAGGTGATATTTTCCAGAGAGCATTAGATTATGATAGAATGGAAAGTTTCATTATGAATTCTGCTTTCAATATTATTCTAGCATTTTTCAATCTTTTTGTATTTGGTATTATTCTTTTTATTTATCAACCTATATTACTCGCTGTTTTTTTTGTCGGAGCATTTTTATATATTTCTTGGACATTGTTTTTTTGGAACGTTCGAAAAAAAATGGACATGGAATATTTCTCTTTAAAATCAAAAAACAACAGCCATTGGATAGAACTTCTAACACATATTCAAGAAATTAAAAATAACAATTACGAGCAAGGCAAACGGTGGTCGTGGGAAAAAATACAAGTTAAATTGTATAATATTAATCTTAGAATATTAAAAGTAAACCAAGTGGATTCTGTAGGAAGCAATTTAATTAATACATTAACAGATGTGGCACTGACTTTTCTTACTGTATATTTTGTAATAGAAGGCGAAATGACACTGGGGATGATGATTGCCGTACAATATATTTTAGGACAACTAAAAGGGCCTCTTTCAGAAATAATTCAATTTATTTCATCTTATCAATCAGCGTATATCAGTTTTTTAAGAATAAATGAATCCAGCAACACACCAGACGAACAAATTGAAGAAAAAATAGCCTATCGAGAGTTACCAAAAAACAAATCCTTAGAATTAAAAAGCGTTTATTTTAAATACAACAACTCGGCTAACTATATTTTAAACAACATTAGTTTAAAAATTCCAGAAGGAAAAATAACGGCAATAGTTGGTGCAAGTGGCAGCGGCAAAAGCACATTACTCAAAATATTGTCACGACTATACCTGCCAACATCGGGTGAGTTTTTAATTGGCGATATCAATATGTTAACCGTCGATTTAAGTGCTTGGAGAGATAAAACAGGCGTCGTAAATCAAAACTCAGAAGTTTTTAAAGAAACACTAAAAGACAATATTATTTTAAGTAAGGAATATGATATTGATAAATTTTCCGAAACGACCAGAAATGCAAACTTATCGCAAGAAATTGAAGGATTGCCTTTAGGTTTCAATACTTTGATGGGAGAAAATGGCAGAGGATTGAGCGAAGGTCAAAAGCAAAGAATCATGATTGCAAGAGCTTTATACAAAAATCCTGATTATTTATTTCTAGACGAAGCGACCAATTCATTAGATTCAATCAATGAAAATATCCTTGTGAACAACTTGAATGAAGTCTTTAAAGACAAAACAGTTATTCTAGTAGCCCACCGACTGGCAACCATTAAAAATGCCGACAACATAATTGTACTTGACAAAGGGTATATTGTCGAAATGGGAACTGAGAAAATGTTACTATCAAGAAACGGATATTATTCCAGATTATTTAAAAACCAAATGATTTTAGAAAAAGATGAGCTCCAAAATTAA
- a CDS encoding HlyD family efflux transporter periplasmic adaptor subunit produces MSSKIKYSEEFADTVNKFPKFNAILLYSLLVIIIVSFTLLAIIKSPEIILGEAQVTAVKPPIELVAQNSGKIILKEFASHKVMKKDDFLAVIENPANEEDVKELKNVLKKFQSNILELKTKDISFALSSQLGEIQEYYLNLINVLHSCEDAREHPENDAKKMLLSKQIGKYYEMLNQREAIKEIKKSDIQLVKNKLVEDSILFSKGLILKGEYEQTSRNYYREKENLKAYESKDIENKFSINDNKQNISILDLEKNENITHSEMKLISSFQQLFQAINFWESKYVFKVPQDGEVDMMQFVTSYQFIKQGDPIFSILPNDNKVVAHLIVPPQGAGKIKIGQDVIIKLATYPYQEFGKLVGKVKSISLIPTQNYYLIVVDLPNGLKSDTNQNLSFSKNMVGSAEIITEKRSLLSKLFNKIISTFDKKPIDNKENQKT; encoded by the coding sequence ATGAGCTCCAAAATTAAATACTCGGAAGAATTTGCAGATACTGTAAATAAATTTCCAAAATTCAATGCAATATTACTGTATTCACTTTTAGTCATTATAATTGTTTCTTTTACACTTTTAGCCATTATTAAATCGCCTGAAATTATATTGGGCGAAGCCCAAGTAACAGCAGTAAAACCGCCTATTGAATTGGTTGCGCAAAACTCAGGAAAAATAATTCTTAAAGAATTTGCTTCTCATAAAGTAATGAAAAAAGATGATTTTCTTGCTGTGATTGAAAACCCAGCAAATGAAGAAGATGTAAAGGAATTAAAAAATGTTTTGAAGAAATTTCAAAGTAACATTTTAGAATTAAAAACAAAAGATATAAGTTTTGCTTTAAGCAGTCAACTTGGCGAAATCCAGGAATATTACCTTAATTTAATTAATGTATTACATAGCTGTGAAGATGCGAGAGAACATCCTGAAAACGATGCGAAAAAAATGCTGCTGAGTAAACAAATTGGCAAATATTATGAAATGTTAAACCAGCGAGAAGCCATTAAAGAAATCAAAAAATCAGATATTCAATTGGTAAAAAACAAGCTAGTTGAAGATTCCATCCTTTTTTCAAAAGGATTAATTCTAAAAGGCGAATATGAACAAACAAGCAGAAATTATTATAGGGAAAAAGAAAATTTAAAAGCTTATGAGTCAAAAGACATTGAAAACAAGTTTAGTATAAACGATAACAAACAAAATATTAGCATTCTAGACCTCGAAAAAAACGAAAATATAACCCATTCAGAAATGAAGTTGATCAGCTCATTTCAACAACTTTTTCAAGCCATAAACTTTTGGGAATCCAAGTATGTTTTTAAAGTACCGCAAGATGGTGAGGTCGATATGATGCAGTTTGTTACATCTTATCAATTTATAAAACAAGGCGATCCTATTTTTAGTATTTTGCCTAATGATAATAAAGTTGTAGCCCATCTAATTGTTCCTCCACAAGGAGCTGGCAAAATAAAAATTGGTCAAGATGTGATAATTAAATTAGCAACTTATCCTTACCAAGAATTTGGTAAACTTGTTGGTAAAGTTAAATCTATTTCACTTATACCTACTCAAAATTACTATTTAATTGTAGTTGATTTACCAAATGGTTTAAAAAGTGACACTAATCAGAATTTATCATTTTCAAAAAATATGGTAGGTTCTGCAGAAATTATTACTGAAAAAAGGAGTTTGTTGTCAAAATTATTTAATAAAATAATTTCTACTTTTGATAAAAAACCAATTGATAATAAAGAAAATCAAAAAACATAA